The Penicillium oxalicum strain HP7-1 chromosome IV, whole genome shotgun sequence genome contains a region encoding:
- a CDS encoding Sorting nexin mvp1, which yields MSLFGTSPEEPSAATPTQRLKPSLFADEPIGGSSSLFAEDAGDDSSPWNPQNNTAKRTARRDLVRTLLPVSDVPESYVDAYDLILNSGDRVGSGIGLTSVRELLSSSGVSASDQSKILNLVVSGEQENSGGLGRGEFNVLLALIGLAQHGEDLSFDSVDDHRKRLPQPSSGFLDRLRSTSDPQKSDAHERSQTPEAQPSPIQEPNSARSRRSRGEFVGGLDSDPWGSPELHRGHNHESGAHDERNGLGYGSMRSTANAWSASRTHTNDLNHTPTHVPPQSIPATEPAAAAPVPPSSAGSGWGNTIGMVPEEGGFIGAPRPDLGGFGPSSDEQGDGTVRRPPVGITRNTNSRVAETVTINLLPEKEGMFMFQHRNYEVKSARRGSTVVRRYSDFVWLLDCLQKRYPFRQLPLLPPKRVSVNGTHLSADSNSFLEKRRRGLIRFTNSLVRHPVLGQEQLVIMFLTVPTELSVWRKQATVSVQDEFEGRALPADLEDSLPADLMDTFETVRSGVKRSAEIYINLCALLERLAKRNDGLAADHLRFSLALQSLTEVTKDTYAVDASDIAGLNTGITATARHLSASQSLLEDEARAWTDGVLEDLKAQRDCLVSVREMFDRRDRLARNNIPQLERRIEANERKLQDLRARPPGTVKPGEAEKVEDSILKDKDSIVQQHARGVFIKECIRDELVHFQQSQYHISHLHQDWSQERVKYAELQADNWRQLSDEIESMPTGE from the exons ATGTCCCTGTTCGGCACATCTCCAGAAGAGCCCTCTGCGGCCACGCCCACCCAAAGGCTCAAGCCATCGCTCTTCGCGGACGAACCCATTGGCGGCTCCTCGTCCCTCTTTGCCGAGGACGCGGGTGACGACTCCTCACCCTGGAACCCGCAGAACAACACCGCAAAGCGCACGGCTCGGCGTGATCTTGTCCGCACACTGCTGCCCGTGTCTGATGTACCCGAAAGCTATGTTGATGCCTACGATCTGATCTTGAACAGCGGGGATAGGGTGGGGAGCGGCATTGGCCTCACCTCTGTGCGAGAGCTCCTGTCCAGCAGCGGCGTCAGTGCATCGGATCAGTCCAAGATTCTCAATCTCGTCGTCTCGGGTGAACAAGAAAACTCCGGCGGGCTTGGGCGGGGCGAGTTCAATGTGTTGCTTGCCCTGATCGGCCTAGCACAACACGGCGAGGATCTGTCTTTTGACTCCGTTGACGACCATCGGAAAA GACTCCCGCAGCCCAGCAGCGGCTTCTTGGATCGTCTACGATCTACATCCGACCCTCAAAAGAGCGATGCCCACGAAAGATCTCAAACTCCCGAAGCGCAGCCGTCTCCTATTCAAGAGCCCAATTCCGCGCGGTCTCGGCGGTCTCGAGGGGAATTTGTCGGGGGGCTGGATTCCGACCCATGGGGCAGCCCTGAATTGCATCGCGGCCACAATCATGAATCCGGTGCCCATGACGAACGTAACGGACTTGGATACGGAAGCATGCGCTCCACGGCAAATGCATGGTCAGCATCTCGAACCCATACTAATGACCTGAATCACACCCCGACCCATGTTCCCCCGCAGAGCATTCCGGCAACCGAGCCGGCTGCAGCAGCTCCAGTTCCGCCCAGTAGTGCAGGGTCTGGATGGGGGAACACTATTGGGATGGTGCCGGAGGAAGGTGGATTCATTGGAGCTCCGCGCCCAGACCTTGGTGGTTTTGGGCCTTCGAGTGATGAGCAAGGCGATGGCACCGTGAGGCGGCCGCCCGTCGGCATCACGCGGAACACCAATTCACGTGTCGCTGAAACGGTCACAATCAATCTCCTTCCCGAAAAAGAAGGCATGTTCATGTTCCAGCATCGGAATTACGAGGTCAAGTCCGCGCGACGAGGGAGTACCGTCGTGCGTCGGTACAGTGACTTTGTCTGGCTGTTGGACTGTCTGCAAAAACGTTACCCATTCCGGCAATTGCCTCTGCTCCCTCCGAAGAGGGTTTCAG TGAATGGTACTCACCTATCAGCCGATTCCAATTCCTTTCTGGAGAAACGGCGCCGCGGTCTTATTAGATTTACCAATTCCCTTGTGCGACATCCTGTTCTTGGCCAAGAACAGCTAGTTATCATGTTCTTGACTGTCCCAACC GAGCTTTCTGTATGGCGCAAGCAGGCAACAGTCTCGGTCCAGGATGAATTTGAGGGCCGGGCGCTTCCTGCCGACCTTGAAGATTCCCTACCTGCCGATTTAATGGATACTTTTGAGACAGTCCGCAGTGGCGTGAAACGTTCTGCCGAAATTTACATTAATCTATGTGCTCTGCTCGAGCGACTGGCTAAGCGAAATGACGGTCTCGCGGCGGACCACCTCCGATTTTCTCTCGCCCTGCAGTCGTTGACAGAGGTCACTAAGGACACGTACGCTGTTGACGCTAGTGACATCGCAGGCCTCAATACTGGTATCACCGCTACGGCCCGACATCTCTCCGCCAGTCAAAGTTTGCTAGAAGATGAAGCGCGAGCTTGGACCGACGGTGTTCTTGAGGATCTCAAGGCGCAACGAGACTGTTTGGTCAGCGTGCGTGAAATGTTTGATCGACGGGACCGACTGGCCCGCAACAATATTCCTCAGCTGGAGCGACGCATCGAAGCCAACGAGCGTAAGCTGCAGGATCTGCGTGCGCGGCCGCCAGGTACTGTGAAGCCGGGCGAGGCAGAGAAGGTGGAGGATTCTATCCTCAAG GACAAGGATTCCATCGTGCAGCAGCACGCTCGGGGAGTTTTCATCAAGGAGTGCATTCGAGATGAGCTAGTTCACTTCCAGCAAAGTCAGTATCATATCAGCCACCTGCACCAGGACTGGAGTCAAGAGCGTGTCAAGTACGCCGAGTTGCAGGCCGATAATTGGCGGCAATTGAGCGACGAAATTGAAAGCATGCCAACGGGGGAGTAA